In Streptococcus parasuis, the following proteins share a genomic window:
- a CDS encoding DUF2974 domain-containing protein, which translates to MPNLLDYIKNIQYDSFYDQAINKLDILALTELSYLPFDDLVPTEFDSSGIRIDKLFDAFNEKYNQKFPPFTMVTKSRLTLFELMASSKRYKYLKAFAYVNDYQIDLQQQFAAVSYHLDRDTVLTCFRGTDDTIIGWKEDFHMTYMKEIPAQQAASRYLQDIMAAQHSDFYVSGHSKGGNLAIYATSQLPPALQQYILIVYAFDAPGLHKQYLTSDGYLGIEPKIVPIIPQNSIVGMMLETPEKAQIVSSRTIGLLQHISFSWEVDGCDFRTAPALTEESLQIDRTLKAWTASLTEEELQAFFDLFFGIFIQAGIERFSDFVINPLQKLQEIDRLRKEFSPQEAEMMDKLIRMLFDTRYQIWLERWNNRLPKPDLNFPDWNELFTLPTINKNKS; encoded by the coding sequence ATGCCAAATTTACTAGATTACATTAAAAATATCCAATATGATAGTTTCTATGATCAAGCCATTAATAAATTAGATATTCTAGCCTTAACAGAATTATCTTATCTCCCCTTTGACGATCTTGTTCCGACAGAATTCGACAGTTCTGGTATTCGTATTGATAAATTATTTGATGCTTTCAATGAAAAATACAATCAAAAATTTCCTCCTTTTACCATGGTCACAAAGAGCCGCTTAACTCTTTTTGAATTAATGGCTAGCTCAAAACGCTATAAATACTTGAAAGCATTTGCCTATGTTAATGATTATCAGATTGATTTACAACAACAATTTGCAGCAGTTAGCTATCACTTGGATAGGGATACAGTGTTGACCTGTTTCCGTGGCACCGACGATACCATCATTGGGTGGAAGGAAGATTTCCATATGACCTATATGAAGGAAATTCCTGCACAACAAGCTGCCAGTCGCTATTTGCAGGATATCATGGCTGCTCAACATTCTGATTTTTATGTTTCAGGCCACTCGAAGGGTGGTAATTTAGCAATTTATGCTACTTCTCAACTTCCACCAGCCCTTCAACAATATATTTTGATTGTTTACGCTTTTGATGCTCCAGGACTTCATAAACAGTATTTGACGTCGGATGGGTATTTGGGGATCGAACCAAAAATTGTACCAATTATTCCTCAAAATTCCATTGTAGGTATGATGTTGGAAACACCAGAAAAAGCGCAAATAGTGAGCAGTCGCACAATCGGTTTATTACAACACATCAGCTTTTCTTGGGAGGTAGATGGGTGCGATTTCCGGACCGCCCCAGCACTTACTGAAGAAAGTTTGCAAATTGACCGTACCTTAAAAGCATGGACTGCTAGTTTAACAGAGGAAGAATTACAGGCCTTTTTCGATCTATTTTTTGGCATTTTCATTCAAGCTGGCATCGAACGCTTTAGTGACTTTGTCATCAATCCCTTGCAAAAATTACAGGAGATTGATCGATTAAGAAAAGAATTTTCCCCTCAAGAAGCCGAGATGATGGATAAACTCATTCGCATGCTCTTTGATACCCGTTAT